A genomic stretch from Bosea sp. F3-2 includes:
- a CDS encoding DUF1190 domain-containing protein: MKRSSQIGLAAAGVLLVATVWSMTGDESEENLVYNSLSDCRASGQLSAQQCETAFADATAARLKDAPKFRNQNECEAQYGANGCSSASIGGAQYFIPALAGFMLARGLAGGQAQPLLPPTTAACPPGSPQPECQQARSSSSSSGSSGGSSSYGSSSSSGSGRSRAYSTTSGRGVTAAFAAGSRGGSIATTSVSSRGGFGSTARSYSSHSSS, encoded by the coding sequence ATGAAGCGCTCGTCCCAAATCGGACTCGCTGCCGCCGGCGTCCTCCTCGTCGCCACGGTCTGGTCGATGACAGGGGACGAGAGCGAGGAAAACCTCGTCTACAACAGCCTGAGCGACTGCCGGGCGAGCGGCCAACTCAGCGCCCAGCAATGCGAAACGGCCTTTGCCGACGCGACGGCCGCGCGGCTCAAAGATGCGCCGAAGTTCCGCAATCAGAACGAATGCGAGGCGCAGTACGGCGCCAATGGCTGCAGCTCCGCGAGCATCGGCGGCGCCCAGTACTTCATTCCGGCGCTCGCCGGCTTCATGCTGGCGCGCGGCCTCGCCGGCGGGCAGGCGCAGCCGCTGCTGCCGCCCACCACGGCAGCCTGCCCACCCGGCTCGCCCCAGCCGGAATGCCAGCAGGCGCGCAGCAGCAGCTCATCATCAGGCTCGTCCGGCGGGAGCAGCAGCTATGGCAGCAGCAGCTCCTCCGGCAGCGGTCGGTCGCGAGCCTATTCGACGACGAGCGGACGCGGCGTCACCGCAGCCTTTGCCGCAGGCTCGCGCGGCGGCAGCATCGCGACCACGAGCGTCTCGTCGCGCGGCGGCTTCGGCTCGACCGCGCGCTCCTATTCCTCGCATTCCTCGTCCTGA
- a CDS encoding glutathionylspermidine synthase family protein encodes MRRVPLAPRPDWTEQVERLGFAFHTIDGETYWDESAAYAFTLEEIERDIEAPTEAIEQLCFAFIEKALGSEEILARLAIPAEHWDFIRQSWQRGERNLYGRLDLAYDGHGPAKLLEYNADTPTALFESSVVQWDWLEQAMARGAIPKGSDQFNSLHERLIAAFAALREPSPYRLHLTCVQGSAEDKGTVDYLMDCAVQAGLDARFTTIEEIGLLSDGRFCDGANQPIETLFKLYPWEWLFRESYGKALAGSQCQFIEPPWKALLSNKGLLACLWEMEPGHPNLLPAFFEGDPRCATLSARRVRKPLYSREGANITLMERDRVLDSDDGPYGAEGHVLQDAALNLFSGDGNYAVLGSWLVASQACGLCLREDSSPITKNSSRFLPHFIEP; translated from the coding sequence ATGCGCCGCGTTCCCCTTGCACCGCGCCCGGACTGGACCGAACAGGTCGAGCGGCTGGGCTTCGCCTTCCACACCATCGACGGCGAGACCTATTGGGACGAAAGCGCGGCCTACGCTTTCACGCTCGAGGAGATCGAGCGTGACATCGAGGCGCCGACCGAAGCGATCGAGCAGCTCTGCTTCGCCTTCATCGAGAAGGCGCTGGGGAGCGAGGAGATCCTGGCCCGGCTCGCCATCCCGGCCGAGCACTGGGACTTTATCCGCCAGAGCTGGCAGCGCGGCGAGCGCAACCTCTATGGCCGGCTCGACCTCGCCTATGACGGCCATGGGCCCGCCAAGCTCCTCGAATACAACGCCGATACGCCGACGGCCCTGTTCGAATCGAGCGTCGTGCAGTGGGACTGGCTCGAGCAGGCGATGGCGCGCGGCGCGATCCCGAAGGGCTCAGACCAGTTCAACTCGCTGCATGAGCGCCTGATCGCCGCCTTCGCCGCGCTGCGCGAGCCTTCGCCCTATCGTCTGCATCTGACCTGCGTGCAGGGCAGCGCCGAGGACAAGGGCACCGTCGACTATCTGATGGATTGCGCCGTCCAGGCCGGGCTCGATGCGCGCTTCACCACGATCGAGGAGATCGGCCTGCTCTCGGACGGGCGCTTCTGCGACGGTGCCAACCAGCCGATCGAGACGCTGTTCAAGCTCTACCCCTGGGAATGGCTGTTCCGGGAGAGCTACGGTAAGGCGCTCGCCGGCTCGCAGTGCCAGTTCATCGAGCCGCCCTGGAAGGCGCTGCTCTCCAATAAGGGGCTGCTCGCCTGCCTCTGGGAGATGGAGCCAGGCCATCCCAACCTGCTGCCGGCCTTCTTCGAGGGCGATCCACGCTGCGCGACCCTGTCGGCCCGCCGCGTGCGCAAGCCGCTCTACTCGCGCGAAGGTGCCAACATCACATTGATGGAGCGCGACCGGGTGCTCGACAGTGATGACGGTCCCTATGGCGCCGAAGGGCATGTGCTGCAGGATGCCGCGCTCAACCTGTTCTCCGGCGACGGCAACTATGCCGTGCTCGGCTCCTGGCTCGTCGCCTCGCAGGCCTGCGGGCTGTGCCTGCGCGAGGATTCGTCACCGATCACCAAGAACAGCTCACGCTTCCTGCCGCACTTCATCGAGCCATAA
- the mdoH gene encoding glucans biosynthesis glucosyltransferase MdoH — MVESMDVVTAPRQEIAESEARSFNPAREPATPPEDRLIMPVQSFRSWNASERRKPVAPGNWTTPWLKRLFVFGGGLALTAYGAWEMYHVVSVSRTTSLQYALLVLFTINFSWIALAFTSALLGFFGVVFGAGRAERADSLKHRTVVVMPIYNESSARIFAAVAAIRESVEATGLGDHFDYFIVSDTTNPDVWVAEERAFLALRERLGPNSRVYYRHRPKNHHRKAGNIADFVTRWGGLYEHMVVLDADSLMTGTCIVRLAAAMEADPDAGIIQSLPLIINRNTFFARLQQFAARVYGPVIATGLAMWSGRDGNYWGHNAIIRVKAFADHCGLPDLKGKPPFGGHVLSHDFVEAALIRRAGWSVYMLPDLTGSYEESPPSLIDISVRDRRWCQGNLQHSRIMGAKGFVTPTRQHFATGIMGYLASPLWLMQLVVGILIVLQVNYARPEYFTQEFTLFPVWPRFDPERALRLFALTMAILLAPKLFGLLLTLFNNKLRRAGGGAIRLVLSSLIEVLFSAFFAPIMMLIQSGSVFQILLGRDTGWNPQRRDDGSIPLKDIIRRHRTHTVLGIVTGLSAFMIATSLFAWMSPTIVGLVLAIPLSWASGQLAIGLWLKRHKLLMTPEEGAPPSIALRANELQAEFEKAGFDDADGIKALHADAELRHAHELMLPHGQSRRRGEIEPDRAVAQAKLVDAETVDDVAIWLKPKERMVVLHDRALIGLLASLPPVESKS, encoded by the coding sequence ATGGTTGAATCGATGGACGTGGTGACCGCACCCCGCCAGGAGATCGCGGAGAGCGAGGCACGCAGCTTCAATCCCGCCCGCGAGCCTGCGACTCCGCCCGAGGACCGGCTGATCATGCCGGTTCAGTCCTTCCGGAGCTGGAACGCCTCCGAGCGGCGCAAGCCCGTGGCTCCCGGCAACTGGACAACGCCCTGGCTCAAGCGCCTCTTCGTCTTCGGTGGCGGCCTCGCTCTCACGGCCTATGGCGCCTGGGAAATGTACCATGTCGTGTCGGTCAGCCGCACGACCTCGTTGCAGTACGCCTTGCTCGTGCTGTTCACGATCAATTTTTCCTGGATCGCGCTTGCCTTCACCAGCGCCCTGCTCGGCTTCTTCGGCGTCGTGTTCGGCGCCGGCCGGGCCGAGCGGGCGGACAGCCTGAAGCATCGCACCGTCGTGGTGATGCCGATCTACAACGAGTCATCGGCGCGCATCTTCGCGGCGGTGGCCGCGATCCGCGAGTCGGTCGAGGCGACCGGACTCGGCGACCATTTCGACTACTTCATCGTCTCCGACACGACCAATCCAGATGTCTGGGTGGCCGAGGAGCGCGCCTTCCTGGCATTGCGCGAGCGGCTCGGTCCCAATTCGCGCGTCTATTATCGCCACCGGCCGAAGAACCATCACCGCAAGGCCGGCAACATCGCTGATTTCGTCACGCGCTGGGGCGGCCTCTACGAGCACATGGTCGTGCTCGACGCCGACAGCCTGATGACCGGCACCTGCATCGTGCGCCTTGCCGCCGCGATGGAGGCAGACCCCGACGCCGGCATCATCCAGTCGCTGCCGCTGATCATCAACCGCAACACCTTCTTCGCGCGGCTGCAGCAGTTCGCGGCGCGGGTCTACGGCCCCGTCATCGCCACCGGTCTCGCCATGTGGTCCGGCCGCGACGGCAACTACTGGGGCCACAACGCCATCATCCGGGTGAAGGCCTTCGCCGATCATTGCGGCCTGCCCGATCTCAAGGGCAAGCCGCCCTTTGGTGGGCATGTCCTGAGCCACGACTTCGTCGAGGCGGCGCTGATCCGCCGCGCCGGCTGGTCGGTCTACATGCTGCCGGACCTGACGGGTTCCTATGAGGAGAGCCCGCCCTCGCTGATCGACATCTCGGTGCGCGACCGGCGCTGGTGCCAGGGCAATCTCCAGCATTCGCGCATCATGGGCGCCAAAGGCTTCGTGACGCCGACGCGCCAGCATTTCGCCACCGGCATCATGGGGTATCTCGCCTCGCCGCTCTGGCTGATGCAGCTGGTGGTCGGTATCCTGATCGTGCTGCAGGTCAACTACGCCAGGCCCGAATACTTCACCCAGGAATTCACGCTCTTCCCGGTCTGGCCGCGCTTCGACCCCGAGCGCGCCTTGCGCCTGTTCGCGCTGACCATGGCGATCCTGCTGGCGCCGAAGCTGTTCGGCCTCCTGCTGACGCTGTTCAACAACAAGCTGCGTCGGGCCGGCGGCGGTGCGATCCGTCTCGTCCTTTCTTCGCTGATCGAGGTGCTGTTCTCGGCCTTCTTCGCGCCGATCATGATGCTGATCCAGTCAGGCTCGGTCTTCCAGATCCTGCTCGGCCGCGACACGGGCTGGAACCCGCAGCGGCGCGACGACGGCTCGATTCCGCTCAAGGACATCATTCGTCGCCATCGCACCCATACGGTGCTGGGTATCGTGACGGGCCTGTCGGCTTTCATGATCGCGACCTCGCTCTTCGCCTGGATGTCGCCGACGATCGTCGGCCTCGTCTTGGCCATCCCGCTGTCCTGGGCGTCCGGCCAGCTCGCGATCGGCCTCTGGCTCAAGCGCCACAAGCTGTTGATGACGCCGGAGGAAGGCGCTCCGCCGAGCATCGCGCTGCGCGCCAACGAATTGCAGGCCGAGTTCGAGAAGGCCGGCTTCGATGATGCCGACGGCATCAAGGCGCTTCATGCCGATGCCGAGCTGCGGCATGCCCATGAGTTGATGCTGCCCCATGGCCAGTCGCGCCGGCGCGGCGAGATCGAGCCGGACCGAGCCGTTGCTCAGGCCAAGCTCGTCGATGCCGAGACGGTCGACGATGTCGCGATCTGGCTGAAGCCGAAGGAGCGCATGGTCGTGTTGCACGACCGTGCGCTGATCGGGCTGTTGGCCTCGCTGCCGCCGGTCGAATCCAAGAGCTGA
- the secG gene encoding preprotein translocase subunit SecG yields the protein MQNVLIVIHLIIVIALVGVVLLQRSEGGGLGMGSGGGGVGGFMTGRGQANALTRATAILAALFFLTSIVLAVMANRGRVQRSIIDGAPATTAPATPGAPAAPSAPNAGGVLDQLRQMQNQSQGGAQPPTPPVAPQQ from the coding sequence ATGCAGAACGTTCTCATCGTCATCCACCTGATCATCGTCATCGCGCTCGTCGGCGTCGTGCTGCTGCAGCGTTCTGAGGGCGGCGGCCTCGGCATGGGCAGCGGTGGCGGCGGCGTCGGCGGTTTCATGACCGGCCGCGGCCAGGCCAATGCGCTGACCCGGGCGACGGCGATCCTCGCGGCTCTCTTCTTCCTGACCTCGATCGTGCTGGCGGTCATGGCCAATCGCGGCCGCGTCCAGCGTTCGATCATCGACGGCGCTCCGGCGACGACCGCGCCTGCGACCCCTGGCGCGCCTGCGGCTCCGAGTGCCCCGAATGCCGGCGGCGTGCTCGACCAGCTCCGCCAGATGCAGAACCAAAGCCAGGGCGGCGCGCAGCCGCCGACGCCGCCAGTGGCGCCGCAGCAGTAA
- a CDS encoding VOC family protein: protein MPATASTPRGLDHLVIGVRDLDAAGRFYDKLGFRVGARNRHPWGTENRIVQFPGSFLELVTIGDESAIPPHGERRFSFGAFVRDALAAQGEGLSMLVLESTNAKADAAAFQAAGIGDFEPFFFERQGKRPDGTPVRVAFELAFAADSRAPECGFFVCQQLEPQNFWNPEFQQHPNGATALASAVMLADEPAVHRAFLTTFSGGAEVLEGNEDYVLALPRGRIDVLDPEAAQGAYQVEPDTTPARFLGFCATVPNLDKVAERLTAADIPFVQNEERLFVQAEDAMGCMIAFEQI, encoded by the coding sequence ATGCCTGCTACAGCCTCCACACCCCGCGGCCTCGACCACCTCGTCATCGGCGTGCGCGACCTCGATGCCGCCGGCCGCTTCTACGACAAGCTCGGCTTCCGCGTCGGCGCCCGCAACCGCCACCCCTGGGGCACCGAGAACCGAATCGTGCAGTTCCCGGGCTCCTTCCTCGAACTGGTCACCATCGGCGACGAGAGCGCGATCCCGCCGCATGGCGAGCGCCGCTTCTCCTTCGGCGCTTTCGTCCGCGATGCACTGGCTGCGCAGGGCGAGGGGCTCTCGATGCTCGTGCTGGAAAGCACCAATGCCAAGGCCGATGCAGCCGCGTTCCAGGCTGCCGGCATCGGCGATTTCGAGCCCTTCTTCTTCGAGCGTCAGGGCAAGCGGCCGGACGGCACCCCGGTTCGGGTCGCCTTCGAGCTCGCCTTCGCCGCGGATTCGCGTGCGCCGGAATGCGGCTTTTTCGTCTGCCAGCAGCTCGAGCCGCAGAATTTCTGGAATCCCGAGTTCCAGCAGCATCCGAACGGCGCGACCGCGTTAGCCTCGGCCGTGATGCTTGCCGACGAGCCGGCTGTCCACCGCGCCTTCCTCACCACCTTCAGTGGCGGAGCAGAAGTGCTGGAAGGCAATGAGGACTATGTTCTCGCCTTGCCGCGCGGGCGCATCGACGTGCTCGATCCCGAGGCTGCGCAGGGCGCTTATCAGGTCGAGCCGGATACGACGCCCGCACGCTTCCTCGGCTTCTGCGCCACGGTGCCGAACCTCGATAAGGTGGCCGAGCGCCTGACGGCGGCGGATATCCCCTTCGTGCAGAACGAGGAACGGCTCTTCGTCCAGGCCGAGGATGCCATGGGCTGCATGATCGCCTTCGAGCAGATCTGA
- a CDS encoding CTP synthase, with the protein MTRYVFITGGVVSSLGKGLAAAALAALLQARGYKVRLRKLDPYLNVDPGTMSPYQHGEVFVTDDGAETDLDLGHYERFTGRPCNRGDNITTGRIYMDILTKERRGDYLGATIQVVPHVTNAIKEFVLTGNEGYDFTLVEIGGTVGDIESLPFLESIRQISQQLPRGQCIFTHLTLLPYIPTAGELKTKPTQHSVAELRSIGIQPDILLCRTDREIPREERRKLALFCNVRETAVIEARDVASIYDVPLSYHAEGLDNEVLAAFGLDASTEPDVSNWKRISERVKNPEGEVTIAVVGKYTGMKDAYKSLIEALTHGGIANNVKVNLDWIESEVFEKEDPAPFLEHVHGILVPGGFGHRGAEGKIKAATFARQRKVPYFGICFGMQMAVIEAARSLAGIDDANSTEFGPTKEPVVGLMTEWMRGNELEQRASGGDLGGTMRLGAYDSKLAAGSKIADIYGSTEISERHRHRYEVNMGYRERLEAKGMRFAGLSPDGLLPETVEYPDHPWFIGVQYHPELKSRPFEPHPLFASFIEAAKAQSRLV; encoded by the coding sequence ATGACGCGGTATGTTTTCATCACCGGCGGCGTGGTGTCCTCGCTTGGCAAAGGCCTGGCGGCGGCGGCTCTCGCAGCCCTTCTTCAGGCGCGCGGCTACAAGGTCCGCCTGCGCAAGCTCGATCCCTACCTCAACGTCGATCCGGGCACGATGAGTCCGTATCAGCACGGCGAGGTCTTCGTCACCGACGACGGCGCCGAGACCGATCTCGACCTCGGCCACTACGAGCGCTTCACCGGCCGGCCCTGCAACCGGGGCGACAACATCACCACCGGCCGCATCTACATGGACATCCTGACCAAGGAGCGGCGTGGCGATTATCTCGGCGCGACGATCCAGGTCGTCCCGCATGTGACGAACGCCATCAAGGAATTCGTGCTCACCGGCAACGAGGGCTATGACTTCACGCTGGTCGAGATCGGCGGCACGGTCGGCGACATCGAGAGCCTGCCCTTCCTCGAATCGATCCGCCAGATCAGCCAGCAGCTGCCGCGCGGCCAGTGCATCTTCACCCATCTGACGCTGCTGCCCTATATCCCGACCGCCGGCGAGCTGAAGACCAAGCCAACCCAGCACTCGGTCGCCGAGCTGCGCTCGATCGGCATCCAGCCCGACATCCTGCTCTGCCGCACGGATCGCGAGATCCCGCGCGAGGAGCGCCGCAAGCTCGCTCTCTTCTGCAATGTCCGCGAGACCGCCGTGATCGAGGCCCGTGACGTCGCCTCGATCTATGACGTGCCGCTGTCCTATCATGCGGAAGGGCTCGACAACGAGGTGCTCGCCGCCTTCGGCCTCGACGCCTCGACCGAGCCGGACGTTTCGAACTGGAAGCGCATCTCCGAGCGGGTGAAGAACCCCGAGGGCGAGGTCACCATCGCCGTCGTCGGCAAGTACACCGGCATGAAGGACGCCTATAAATCCCTCATCGAGGCGCTGACGCATGGCGGCATCGCCAACAACGTCAAGGTGAACCTCGACTGGATCGAGTCCGAGGTTTTCGAGAAGGAGGATCCGGCGCCCTTCCTCGAGCATGTCCACGGCATCCTGGTGCCGGGCGGATTCGGCCACCGTGGCGCCGAAGGCAAGATCAAGGCGGCGACCTTCGCCCGGCAGCGCAAGGTGCCGTATTTCGGCATCTGCTTCGGCATGCAGATGGCGGTGATCGAGGCGGCGCGCTCGCTCGCCGGCATCGACGACGCCAACTCGACCGAGTTCGGACCGACCAAGGAGCCGGTCGTCGGCCTGATGACGGAGTGGATGCGCGGCAACGAGCTCGAGCAGCGCGCCTCCGGTGGCGATCTCGGCGGCACGATGCGGCTCGGCGCCTATGATTCGAAGCTGGCGGCAGGCTCCAAGATCGCGGATATCTACGGCTCGACCGAGATCTCCGAGCGTCATCGCCACCGCTACGAGGTCAATATGGGCTATCGCGAGCGGCTGGAGGCGAAGGGCATGCGCTTCGCCGGCCTGTCGCCGGACGGTCTGCTGCCGGAGACGGTCGAATATCCCGACCATCCCTGGTTCATCGGCGTGCAGTACCATCCCGAGCTCAAGTCTCGTCCTTTCGAGCCGCACCCGCTCTTCGCGAGCTTCATCGAGGCGGCAAAGGCGCAGAGCCGACTGGTCTGA
- a CDS encoding DUF350 domain-containing protein, translating to MTISMAGLPAFLLYFVVGAALIAAFAALYLRMTRHDEIALIRAGNLSAAIALGGNVVGFSLPLEQAISQASSIPDCILWAVAAMIIQFAAYGVARLLIPELSRKIEEDRLPSAVMLAVIAVVSGTLAAASMTE from the coding sequence ATGACGATCTCGATGGCGGGCCTGCCCGCTTTCCTCCTCTATTTCGTCGTTGGCGCAGCGCTGATCGCCGCCTTCGCGGCGCTCTATCTGCGCATGACGCGGCATGACGAGATCGCCTTGATCCGCGCTGGCAACCTCTCGGCCGCGATCGCGCTCGGCGGCAATGTCGTCGGTTTCTCCCTGCCGCTCGAGCAGGCGATCTCTCAGGCGAGCAGCATTCCCGACTGCATCCTCTGGGCGGTCGCGGCGATGATCATCCAGTTCGCAGCCTATGGTGTCGCGCGTCTCCTGATCCCGGAACTGTCGCGCAAGATCGAGGAGGACAGGCTGCCGTCCGCGGTGATGCTCGCGGTGATCGCCGTCGTGTCCGGAACCCTGGCTGCCGCCAGCATGACGGAATGA